The following DNA comes from Watersipora subatra chromosome 8, tzWatSuba1.1, whole genome shotgun sequence.
TTAGTTAGCAGTCACAAATTATAACATCATAATCTGTATAAATGTATCACTGACtcgtaataaaaaattattaaaatcacACAGTGAATACGATCCACAAACTACTAGAGTGCTAGCATACATCTCTAAAGTAGATGCATCTCAAATACATCTCTGCATTTGTTAATTCTAATGACCATGTTCAATGTAAACTTCAAGCTTTATTAAATAGCATTGCAAAACTAGTTTGGTTGCATAATGTACTTTTCACTGGCACCTTAGAACCCATACAATGCATGTCTTGCTTCTCATCAATATTGGACAGCGAGATCATTTGTCagtcactagtgttacatgctacgaatctttgagcttcgaagttgtggCTTTGATCATAGGAATCAGGAGGACGAATTCACATGATATGCAGGAGAGGTCGCACAACTCACAAATATTTGTAGCTGACGAGTTTACGTGCTACGAAGAAGTGGTATTTTCTACTATGCAATATATTAAAATCTATTTAGATCAATATGTACTATAATCAGACCATACAATTtcatttcatcttagcctgcAATAAGAGgcttttgtttcattgttgtatatcatattttattttatcaataaaaagttcatcatcatcaatGTAAACTAAAGCATGTGCGACGTGGCACGGACCTTTTTCTACATAGttatttttgtaaagtttggtTTCAACACttcaaaatttgcaaaaacctATCAAAGCCCAAATATTAAAGTGTCCATATTTAGCAAATAAACACATTATGAAAGGCATATAGTACCCAATTGATACATGAACATTATTTAACATTCAGTTCATCAGGTATTTTTTGACTTACAGCTTTCGTTTGCGTAGGAAAACCTTTGTACATATCTTAAAACTGATCCCCGTCGTGTATTTTCATTATAGCTGGTAACatagtaatttatattagtatttaaAAGGTGTTACGGTAAAAGCGTTGGTCATTTTGTAACGGTCTAATAGCCTACTTGCGCTGCAAACACTGCCATTGCTGTCCAATGAATTGAGATGCAAAATGAGCTTAAACTATTTTGCTTACCGAATGTGTACTCGTTCCAAGACGTTCCTAGCTTTATAGCGAAAAGGATTGTTATGTTGCTTAGTATCCATGTGGAACCTCAACCTTAGCGCTTTGATAAATAATCGATCGGGTAACACAGGCACGCTTCATCTTCTTACGCATGAAATCAAATGCTTTGTTCAAGCGATGTGAACTAGAGAACGTACAATTAAGCATACAACGCAATCGCTATTTATTAGTagggcgccttacagtgcctcccGTTGCGCGTTTACAGcttgagttgtacaactcgagttgcacaacttaAGTtttgaacacgcaacgcgactttgtaaaagtaaggtgcaatatattggtattacggtagtaTAACattagatctggttatattaacaatgatacatcaataggcacccgttagcgaatagaaattaaactatgtatgtactgtaaagcTAGAGCTAATGACGAATTATTAAAagtatactgtgccgagtttgcaactcgagttgtacagctcgagttatatttaccgactagagtttgtaaatataactcgagttgtacaactcgagttacacaactggAGTTGATCAAAaatccaggccgagttcttttaacagcaactcgagtttaacaactcggcttgagaacatctcatcattccatttttttctaactatattttctatatatggaatttattttggtgcatcattaaacgccgttaaaataattttgacattcatttttggtgttcattcagtttcatTTGACCCGGCTCCCACATAAAGTGTTTTTTCATTTGCCTTTTACGTTCTACAAGttttttgtctcgttatatttatagaaatgaatatgcgcaaatattgccaatatttataattcaaatgtgtatatatatttaaattattattattaaattgctttaaatgttctgtaaatgagacaccccaattcctcactttgctttttttaccAACCCGCgatagttttgcgtaacacaactcgagttaatcataaacccaggccgagttgtacaactcgagttgcaacaCGCAACGccaggcactgtaaggcgccgtATATTAGATTTAGTAATTACGCTTGCCAAGCCTGGTTGATTTGtactcatacctgccaactctcacgcattgggcgtgagactcacgcaattaccccaaagaaaaaatgaaaacgtgtgagaaatgcgtgagatttttgaccccaatttccacaattttatatatactatcattgatacatcaaatgCCCCAAAGctaaatctcacgcattgccccattCTTGGGTTGGCAGATCTATTTGTACTACTAGATATTAGTCATGAATTCAAAATATAGCTTTACTATATCGTAAATAAAGTAACACTCCTAGttcttatattttattaataaccCACCAATGACGACTATAAAtgctacagtgcaccctcgagatacgattaccctgatataaatttttttcaccttacgaagttgaatatagtgagatcttcacctcgctatacgatttttttttcaccatacgatttcgagaaaagtttcgcctgagttaaaatttggcggtcggtgtgctcataatgCAGGTTGAAATTACAAATACGCTGAAATGCTGTTCgccgaaaatatttttacagcgTTTTGAAAAGACACGATGATCGATTTCTCTCAGGTCGGCATTCCGCGTGGGAAACTTTGTGGAATTACTCAAGCAAGAGCGAATATTTATTTCTAACGTGATActcatatttgttataaatttttactcagcataattatatttttaaaactacatatacatacagtacataatTAATTTGTTAGCAATGGATTCGGCAACCAGTACGAACATTACAGGAAGAAGGAAGAAAATGGTTTCCATGGCAACAAATTTGGAGataataaacaaatacaaaGGAGGTACCCGTATCGTTAGTATTGCTAAAGAGTATGGTCGCAACCAATTAACGATTGTGACtatcattaaaaacaaacaatctaTCAAAGCAAACAAAGCTTCCAAGGGCATGACTATTATTGCCAGTAATAGATGTTCAATCAACAACGAGATGGAGAGGCTCTTTCTATTATGGATTAAAGAAAAGGAAATACGTGGTGATACTATCACGCAGTCAGCAATTTCACACAAGGAGCCAGCCCTTTTCGATGATCTCTTGGAAGCCTAAAAAGACAGTGGAGGTAAAGGAACGTCATATCAAACTGTTTCTGAGTTCAAGGCTTCTAACGGTTGGTTTGAACGGTTTAAGAGCAGAACTGGAATCCACTCAACGATTAGGCTTAAAGAGGCTGCCAGTTCGAACAAGAAAGAAGCCGACCACTTTTTGAAGAAGTTTGAAGAATTAATTTCTAATGAAGGCTACATTCCTCAGCAAGTTTTTAATTGCGATGAAACTGGCCTTTTTTGGAAAAAACTGCCTCGCCGCACATACATCACTGCTGAAGAAATAAAACTCCCCGGCCATAAACCGATGAAGGACAGACTCACTCTTGCACTTTGTGCAAATGCTAGTGAAGACTTGAAGATTAAGCCGCTACTAGTCTACCACTCAGAAAATCCTCGTGCATTCAAGGCACACAAAATTACAAAGGATAGGTTTGCGTTATTTTGCAAATCTAATAGCAAGGCCTGGGTTACAAGAGCCATATTCATTGAGTGCACCAATGTCTGCTTTGGTTCTGCTGTAAGGGAATATTTAGGCACGAACAATCTCCCTCTAAAATGTCTTTTAGTACTTGACAATGCCCCTGCTCACCCTCCTGGTCTGGAAGAAAATCTACATTCAGActttttttttatcaaagttCTCTACCCGCCGCCAACACCACCCCATTCCTCCGGCCTATGAACCAGCAAGAAATAGCTAATTTCAAAAAGCTTTACACAAAACAACTGTTTAGAAGATGCTTTGAAGTTACTGAAAGCACTCAACTCACTCTGCGTAAGTTTTGGAAAGTTCATTTTGACATCGTTTAATGCCTGAAGATGGTTGAAAAAGCTTTGGATGAGGTTTCGAAGCAAACCTTAAAATCATCATGGAAAAGGCTGTGACCTGGTGTTGAGGCAAATCAAGACGCTGAAGATTCTCAAGAGGATGTAATCATAGATCCTACCTCTGAGGGTGATGTTACAGAAATAGTTTCACTCGGGATGGCTATGAGGCTTGTTGAAGATGAAGCTGACATTAAAAACCTTATTGAGGAGCACAGGGAAGAGCTCACAACAGAGGATTTAAAAGAGTTAGAGGCAATGCACAGCATCATAGTTCAGGAGGAGCAACAATTCGGTGGTGACGAAGAATTGGAAGGGACTAAGAAGACCACATCGACAGAAATAAAGGAAGCATTAAGTTGGTATGAGAACCTCACTAGATTTATTGCAAACAAACACCCTGAAAAAGTGCTCACAAACCGTGCTATGGACAATGTTAACGACACTTGCTTGAGCTATTTTAGGGACATTCTGAAGAATCGTCAAAAACAGACTCGTTTGGATAAATTTTTCAAGAGGAAAGTATCAAAAGGCACAGAGAATGACAGTGAATGTGAGAAAAGAGCTAGAAATAAAAGTGCACCTGAAGAATTGCTATcagattaattattttaaaacgtttttttaattttacatttcaaGTTTACTGATCTGGAATGAAACATGTAAACAATACTGTATAATGCAGGTATAAtgcatatcattatttatcatCACTGTGTGTCATGGTTCATTTATTTCAGTTTatactttattttatatcatgttttatttattttattttctttttgttctattttatattaaatcatGTTTTGTTTACTTCATTTAGCTTTTTTATTGCATGTTTGCAGACAGGCAGGCCTGATTTTTACTACATTAATACAaatcattgtatgtatgtatgtaactcatttACATCTAGccactcaagatagttgacacaTCTACAATTACCTTCTAGGAATTGCTATAGCCATgccctctagggtataaatttgtacaaacttctgtatgtatgtttacattgattcttgtgcacatttcatgcaAGACAAACTACAACGTTCTCTGAATCTTTTTTTATAagtgttagctagctagcaactgcctgcattgcaccagcatttacaatGCACCAGCGTGCATCATCCTCGGTAAGTGATCACGTAAGCTGTCTTTTATATTGCACTaagttagcttgttttcttCGAGCACTCTCTGTACCAGCAGCAAAGCTGTGTTTTCCTGGCGATTTTTGCTTTTCAAGACCCAAAAATAACAAACTTCGTTtgaaaaactagtaaaaaatttTGAGTTGTGATCTCTTGACAGAACCAGACAACTTTATTCCGCCTGCTAGAAAacttcattacgtattaaatttatttttaagtgtagtcacaaaattagcattgatacgcttttgcTTTCTCTCTGCTCGTTACATGCACCAGCTCAAATCAccttactccaaaggtatgtacgtacATAACATGCACTGTAAAGTAcgtaaatgaaattttattttttgatggccattaaatggtcaagtgtatGAGAGGCTTTTGCACCTCACGGCTTTTTTGGTCGAATTATGTTGAAAAAGGGTTTAACCAGACTCGCTAAGGTTTACAGTGAAAACAGAAATAAGCTGAGAAGCGGTAAAATTTTTATCgatgaaaagttgaaatttagtgaaataattaaaaatacatactaaaactctacttttttttagttttaaatgtgtgtttagaaaactaaacttatttgaagtgaattgaAAGCTTATGTTGTGCCTAGAtcttgaaagtaagaactccttactGTGCGTACTGCATTTCGTGCACACATTatgatgttgcattttacattattgcagatcataatcactaggTACACTTGAGACAATGCagctattgtaggtaactatagttactaaagttatcatactattttgttaccaaCTGTcaatttttacagcatttttataaaattttagacgattttcatcattttattttgcaatGTATAACTACAATGGTTTCTAAACcccgacatacgattttttcaccatacgatgccaaccttggaacgaattaacatcgtatctcgagggtacacTAGACATTAGTCATGAATTCAAAATATAGCTTTACTATATCGTAAATAAAGTAACACTCCTAGTTCTTAAATTTTACTAATAACCCACCAATGACGACTATAAATGCTATTATGTTGGGCAGTTTGCTAGCAGTCGCATCAtatagactgtctactagaaaCAAAGTGTGGTACATATAGAGCctgaaaaatctttaaaaaagattttcaagCATCAAAAGACAAGCACAACTGGTCCATTCACTCTAAGCCCTGCCCGAGCTCTACTCACACCTTTATCACGCTTTACTCGTGCTTTACTCGTGCCTTACTGAAGCCTTACTGGAGCCTTACTGAAGCCTTACTGGAGCCTTACTGGAGCCTTACTGGAGCCTTACTGGAGCCTTACTGGTACCTTACTGGAGCCTTACTGGTACCTTACTGGAGCCTTACTGGAGCCTTACTGGTACCTTACTCACACCTTACTGGTACCTTACAAGTGACAAGGTTTCAAGTCCACATCTACAGCATAGAAGATGACTGAGTCTATATCTATATCCTCATCTCAGTCCTTATCTATTTTATGTTACTGTTTTCATTGATGTGTGCATGTATTTTTATGCCTACATCTATATCCATGTTTTCATCTGTATCTATATTTCTATTAACGTTTATGGTTCACAGCTATATCTACGTCTATGCATATTTGCAAGATTCTTTATTAAACAAATTGCCAGATTTTTGaactttctataaaaaaaactgaatgaaaacATACTGTAGGTGTAGTGTTGCAAATAAGTTTCTTATTTTTTTGTCTCCATACTTTATTCCATCGTAAACCGTACAATACAGGAAATAACAccttaaaaatgaaattaaaatcaatattttgttGGCCATCGAGGTTGCATTGGCAATGTATTTGGACTCGGCATTCAGTTTTATCGTTTTGTTGCCTGTATGAAGTTGAATTATAAATTTTCCAAAGATTGTAAAAGTGAAACAACTATTATTACAGTTTTAATATGGTTTGCAAGTAATTCAATTTCTAGGCACCAGTTTTACCATTAGCAAAACCTGCAGAAAGGCGTCACGCTGGTCAGTAAAATTTGCAGCAAttgtaatacatgtagtttcgcTTGTAAAAACTTCTATCAAACAAATATTTGGCAAAATGCCAAAATTCGAAAACTCTAGcatattttacaacaataattAGTCTTGAAACAATAGCgttgcaaaaaaattatgcCATGAATATAACACTCTAATTCAACGATGATATCAGAAAAGTTTAAACATATCCTGATGTCAAACTtcaacaatgaaaaaaaaacttgtatatTTAATTTACAAACTGAAATATACTGATAATTGTACATGCAAAAAATATCTTTGTAAATTGCTTGTCGTTTTCAGTAGCACATAATTTATTTATGCATTTTTCCACATGATGAAGCCATGTACAATACATGTATGAGCAAAGGTGTTTGTCACACTCCTTACTGTTTAGTGAACGTATATCTACATTTTCGTTAGCAATTTGCCttgtaaaacaaattttcatgCCTGTGgtaaagttttatttataataaatagttCATAGGTTAGATTGTAAACTATGTgatgttttataaaattgatagGTTGATGTGCTTTTGAAATCCTCTTGTCACATGTTATTTTCTATTTCTTCTAAACAACGataattaacaattaataaCAATGCCGGTAAATAGTATGATAGTAAAGAACAATAAAGCAAACATTTGAAAACCTGAATTAATTATGTTATTAGCATggtgattataaatattatataattttcaagTTATGTTTTTATCTTCACATGACATTAAATGGTATTTTCTAGACCTAATATCTACTaagattttatatttttagcataTAATTTATCACATTATATTTGGTGCTAATTTGATCGAAAATTACAATGTAAATTTACCATTTAAATCTTccttattatattatttgcaaTTATGTGATAAGGTAATGTAACTACTTAATGCCAATTATATTATGGTTCATTACTAGAAATAATATGACACTGTATTAGATTTTACCTAGGTTCATATTACAACTGCttgtaaaaagatttttgtttatattctataaaaaaggtttttcaaatgTTAGTTATCACCAATTTAACTAGTCACAAAACAGAgctactaatttttaattaGTGGAATtggtaaataatatattttaatataatttatagaaTATAGATAGCTTTATTGAATGCAGCATCTGTATATTGATAgagatttatttaaatttaatttcctTTAGTTTAGTAATGAAAATGGAGTTAATTTGTTTAAATCGACTAAACAATAATGTTTCACTGTCACTGTTTCCATGTCTGTCACTGTGTAGCTAACCCAGCTATGGCACGCAGTACGGTGTCAAAATCCCTAAAccagtatgtttataataaaataggcAGTTTACAGTATATACTTTAGGACACtcatgtattcgcctcatctaaatttcgcgttttcgcggtgtcattcTCTCGTGAAAGTTTCatgtgcaaaactaaactatcataacaaacgatctaaaaagcgaaactaaatagctttgttcattgatagtcaggcctgtattcactggttgcaagttggggtggctaatgttaggcgactagttatgaacacctacGGTGTggaggggggcggtgtaagccccaaCAGATTTGTTTTAAGttgggcctcagccgggcctctcgtgtgaagtttaaaaaaaatgtattggaaagtatcaacatttttctattttttgggatttgttttgttttaggtgatgtgactgatgagacatttttaaattaaaataggcaaaacttgaccgcagttaaaacgctcagaaaaaatacatcttttttgagcattttaacaaagatcaatttcgCGGATTtcattttaagttcattcggaggcttttacgcttttgatgggacatggccaagcgggtgtttggtaaaacttaatcttttgcaaacctttataaaagtcgttaacaaaaatattttgcctctgatgatgataataatgatgcctaagaactattagaagttgatgtttgtctcaatggattggaatgaagtgatattctacagcgataaaaaccgtgtccaataaatgatgttgaggtcgagttatctgaagcaatttatcattgtgctggaactgaccaaacgaatccgttcgagttaaccttgtgtttgagatgaaacgttacattttatccgagggctgGTTATCCGAATTGGACTGTACTTGCCGTAAAAAACTCCCAAAGTGTTGGGGTGGCTCAGCTGGCCAgctggccagccgccccagagaAAATGGGCCTGTTGATAATCCAATAgaaaaatggcagcaagcgatcaaattgcattatcgaccttgcccacaccattctacctgcggttcacaattaaaaactagtcgcaaatttaaattttttttatcggtgaactgaacctgaggaatctaattatgtttgttccaccgcatttattttcacatcactatattttcacatcactatattttcacatcactatattttcgcactcatcagagctgcgaaattaggTTGCAGTGAagttttactctgt
Coding sequences within:
- the LOC137402300 gene encoding tigger transposable element-derived protein 1-like; translated protein: MGINLQWISGRNCSKNAVPVASRTGIHSTIRLKEAASSNKKEADHFLKKFEELISNEGYIPQQVFNCDETGLFWKKLPRRTYITAEEIKLPGHKPMKDRLTLALCANASEDLKIKPLLVYHSENPRAFKAHKITKDRFALFCKSNSKAWVTRAIFIECTNVCFGSAVREYLGTNNLPLKCLLVLDNAPAHPPGLEENLHSDFFFIKVLYPPPTPPHSSGL